From a single Candidatus Defluviilinea gracilis genomic region:
- a CDS encoding response regulator, with amino-acid sequence MTEIHNILYVEDNPDNTMLVKRALEARGYKLLHAPTGIDGVAKAEAEDVSLILLDINLPDIDGYEVARRLRASAKRELSSVPIIAITANALKGDAEKALEAGCDVYMSKPINIRELWARVEAFVPTP; translated from the coding sequence ATGACAGAAATACATAATATTCTCTATGTGGAAGACAACCCGGATAACACCATGCTCGTCAAACGCGCTTTGGAAGCGCGCGGGTACAAATTGTTACATGCGCCGACTGGCATAGACGGCGTTGCAAAAGCGGAAGCGGAGGATGTGAGCCTCATCCTATTAGATATCAACCTGCCGGATATTGACGGGTACGAAGTGGCGCGGCGGTTGCGCGCCAGCGCGAAACGCGAACTGAGTTCGGTGCCGATCATCGCCATTACCGCCAACGCCTTGAAAGGCGACGCCGAAAAAGCGCTGGAAGCCGGTTGCGACGTGTACATGTCCAAGCCGATCAACATCCGCGAATTGTGGGCGCGTGTGGAAGCGTTCGTTCCGACCCCGTAA
- a CDS encoding GAF domain-containing protein: MSQMNQTINGIKNKIALGRWRNLRLRAKIILALLAIEILSISALTFFALTRASKIITSISDRYENSVEAQTDTQLTNLINTEASNADQIFSLTQHNLIKLADYRAQLASQGPVLSQGAYWDSRQEVVLLPGGQYTNSRNDPGTVLIPSTVQVNDAIYDDINISAYLDFAAPKILEDQPEAVAVYYIGALGYSAYYPNLDLASFVPADYDVRTEPLYTIVTPQNDPDRSVRWTEPYQDQAGTGLIVTASAPVYNERGVFQGVMSIDLHLGRIAQNISQIKVGDTGFAFLVDDTGHILVMPPEGYPLFGLQPEEVPLGETPTQTVLDRGSEELQALTTQMTDGKSGLSIVTINGVESYMAFTPLQTAGYSLGIIAPVSELNTAIASSRQEVQNETKASLWIAAFILLGLLIVATALSFITGQFIAAPLVRLTQTVEQVSAGDLSARAKVESNDETGSLAAAFNSMSAQLSESFATLEQRVADRTRNLELAAEVGRAVSQVHELDVMLRNACDLILKEFNLYYVQVYLTDTSGSTLILEAGTGVVGAQLVEQGHSLPININSINGRAATEKRSVVISDTLQSATFRPNALLPETRGEISVPLIVAGKVVGALDMQSRAPGVLTEEILPAFEALAGQLAIAIQNANLLEETEQARLQVEAQARHLIRERWAEHLDAIHEPEQFGFVFSHDTVTPLSEADETQPAEGAQAVVAPIALAGEALGSLVVELNDDDRREHTNELASAVARQVAQQIENLRLLENAERYRAEAEEAARRLTREGWQTYAEKASGSLGYVYNLKEVLPLNGSSFEEAGAALPLKVRDEVVGKLAVQGLDSSDAESIELASAVAERLSAHIEGLRQYDQTQSALAQSEKLFEASRRITQAADLQELTAVAVEAINIPVINRAIMGSTNLNAEGEVESLDVIANWWNGTGHEATEVGAHYSIEVVRMMKLFLSPTPLFFDDGFDDERVDPVTMQLAQRLNLRAVAILPLHVGSKQLGVLMLEGEEPHNFTEEEKRLFVALGPQIATMLENQRQFEQTQASLAETQTLYRINEAIGGATELDVIYQTVAKLSCDELGFTGSWIAVYDPASETLRGVAGENMPAERITASLSINEATPATLAAKMRHMVMVNNPEKDERMGGIPPEVLARVGKALSMPIMAGQELLGVIAVTRHRSMADLGEREERMLQAIATQLATVMQRINLFDQVRKQAEREAMLNVINQKIQSATSVEAVLQIAARELGTALGAPMTVAQLSLKDKAS; this comes from the coding sequence ATGTCTCAAATGAATCAAACAATCAACGGAATCAAGAATAAGATCGCTCTCGGGCGCTGGCGCAATCTCCGGTTGCGAGCCAAGATCATTCTCGCCCTCTTGGCGATTGAAATCCTATCCATCAGCGCGCTAACTTTTTTTGCTCTTACGAGAGCGTCAAAGATCATAACTTCCATTTCCGACAGGTATGAGAACAGCGTCGAAGCCCAGACCGATACGCAATTAACCAACCTGATTAATACGGAGGCGTCTAACGCCGACCAGATTTTCTCCTTGACCCAACACAATTTGATTAAATTGGCAGACTACCGGGCGCAATTGGCGTCGCAAGGACCCGTTTTGAGTCAAGGCGCGTATTGGGACTCTCGGCAAGAAGTTGTTCTGTTGCCCGGCGGTCAATACACGAACTCACGAAACGATCCGGGCACCGTGCTGATCCCAAGTACCGTGCAGGTGAATGACGCGATATATGACGATATTAATATTTCCGCGTATCTTGATTTTGCAGCCCCAAAAATCCTGGAAGATCAGCCGGAAGCGGTGGCTGTTTATTACATTGGCGCGCTTGGGTACAGCGCCTACTACCCCAACCTTGATCTGGCATCCTTCGTTCCTGCAGACTATGATGTTCGCACGGAGCCTCTCTACACCATCGTCACCCCACAGAACGACCCTGACCGGAGCGTCCGCTGGACCGAACCGTATCAAGATCAGGCAGGTACCGGATTGATCGTAACCGCATCCGCGCCTGTATACAATGAAAGAGGCGTTTTCCAAGGCGTGATGAGCATCGACTTGCACCTGGGGCGCATTGCGCAGAATATCTCCCAAATTAAAGTCGGCGACACCGGTTTCGCCTTCCTCGTGGACGACACGGGGCACATTCTCGTCATGCCGCCGGAGGGCTACCCCCTCTTTGGTTTACAACCCGAAGAAGTGCCGCTCGGAGAAACGCCAACGCAAACCGTTCTCGATCGCGGCTCAGAAGAACTGCAAGCCCTCACAACTCAAATGACAGACGGCAAGTCCGGGCTGTCTATCGTGACGATCAACGGCGTGGAATCATACATGGCGTTCACGCCGCTGCAAACGGCAGGCTACAGTTTGGGAATCATCGCGCCGGTCAGCGAATTAAATACAGCCATCGCAAGTTCTCGCCAGGAAGTTCAAAACGAGACAAAGGCCTCTTTATGGATCGCGGCATTCATTCTCCTCGGTCTCTTGATCGTCGCCACCGCCTTAAGTTTTATCACCGGTCAATTTATCGCCGCGCCGCTTGTCCGCCTGACACAAACGGTGGAACAAGTCTCAGCGGGAGACCTTTCCGCTCGCGCCAAGGTCGAATCGAACGATGAAACCGGCTCTCTGGCGGCTGCGTTCAACTCTATGTCGGCTCAATTGAGCGAAAGTTTCGCCACCCTGGAACAGCGCGTCGCTGATCGCACCCGCAACTTGGAATTAGCGGCAGAAGTGGGGCGCGCCGTCTCTCAGGTGCATGAACTCGATGTGATGCTGAGAAACGCTTGCGACCTCATCTTGAAAGAATTCAATCTGTACTACGTACAGGTCTACCTAACCGACACCAGCGGTTCCACTCTCATACTGGAAGCGGGCACCGGCGTCGTTGGCGCTCAACTGGTTGAACAAGGTCATAGCCTGCCCATCAACATCAACTCGATCAACGGGCGCGCGGCAACCGAAAAACGTTCGGTGGTGATATCCGACACCCTCCAAAGCGCCACATTCCGTCCTAACGCATTACTGCCGGAAACGCGCGGCGAAATATCGGTGCCGCTGATCGTCGCAGGCAAGGTGGTGGGAGCGCTCGACATGCAGTCGCGCGCCCCGGGCGTATTGACGGAAGAAATATTGCCCGCTTTCGAAGCGCTGGCGGGTCAGTTAGCGATTGCCATTCAAAACGCCAACCTGTTGGAAGAAACGGAACAAGCCCGCCTTCAAGTGGAAGCGCAAGCCCGGCATCTCATCCGTGAGAGGTGGGCTGAGCATCTGGATGCCATCCACGAGCCGGAACAATTCGGCTTCGTATTCAGCCACGACACTGTGACGCCGCTTTCAGAAGCGGATGAAACCCAACCGGCAGAGGGCGCGCAAGCCGTTGTAGCCCCGATCGCATTAGCGGGTGAAGCGCTTGGGTCCCTGGTGGTCGAACTGAACGACGATGACCGCCGCGAGCATACGAATGAATTAGCCAGCGCAGTTGCCCGCCAGGTGGCGCAACAGATCGAGAACCTGCGCCTGCTCGAAAACGCCGAGCGGTATCGCGCCGAGGCGGAAGAAGCCGCCCGCCGCCTAACCCGCGAAGGCTGGCAAACCTACGCCGAAAAAGCCAGCGGAAGCCTGGGCTATGTGTACAATCTCAAAGAAGTCCTTCCGCTCAACGGCTCGTCGTTCGAAGAGGCGGGCGCGGCTCTGCCACTGAAGGTGCGCGACGAAGTGGTGGGCAAACTTGCCGTTCAAGGCTTGGATTCAAGCGATGCGGAATCGATTGAACTTGCCAGCGCCGTCGCGGAGCGCCTCAGCGCGCACATTGAGGGTCTGCGCCAATACGACCAGACGCAATCCGCGTTGGCGCAATCGGAAAAGTTGTTCGAAGCCAGCCGCCGCATTACGCAAGCCGCAGACTTACAGGAACTGACCGCGGTCGCCGTCGAGGCGATCAACATCCCGGTCATCAACCGCGCGATCATGGGGAGCACAAATTTAAACGCGGAAGGCGAGGTGGAGAGTCTGGATGTTATCGCCAACTGGTGGAACGGAACGGGGCACGAGGCCACGGAGGTTGGCGCCCATTATTCCATCGAGGTCGTGCGCATGATGAAGTTATTTCTCAGTCCGACGCCTTTGTTCTTCGACGACGGCTTCGACGATGAGCGCGTTGATCCCGTCACCATGCAACTGGCGCAACGCTTGAACCTGCGCGCGGTGGCTATTCTGCCCCTGCACGTTGGGTCGAAACAACTCGGCGTGCTAATGTTGGAAGGCGAAGAGCCGCACAACTTCACCGAAGAGGAAAAACGCCTGTTTGTGGCGTTAGGTCCGCAGATCGCCACCATGCTGGAAAACCAGCGTCAGTTCGAACAGACGCAGGCGTCTCTGGCAGAAACGCAAACGCTTTACCGCATCAACGAAGCCATCGGCGGCGCAACAGAACTCGACGTGATCTATCAAACCGTGGCAAAATTATCCTGCGACGAGCTGGGATTTACGGGATCGTGGATCGCGGTATACGACCCCGCAAGCGAGACGTTACGAGGCGTGGCAGGTGAAAACATGCCGGCAGAGAGAATCACAGCCAGCCTGTCCATAAACGAAGCCACGCCTGCCACGCTGGCGGCAAAAATGCGCCACATGGTGATGGTGAACAACCCCGAAAAAGACGAGCGGATGGGAGGCATACCGCCGGAGGTCCTGGCAAGAGTGGGCAAGGCGCTTTCCATGCCCATCATGGCTGGGCAGGAATTGCTGGGCGTGATTGCCGTAACGCGACATCGGAGCATGGCAGATCTCGGCGAACGCGAAGAACGCATGTTGCAAGCGATTGCGACCCAACTCGCCACCGTCATGCAACGCATTAACCTCTTTGACCAAGTCCGCAAGCAAGCCGAACGCGAAGCCATGTTGAACGTGATCAACCAAAAGATCCAGAGCGCCACCAGCGTGGAAGCCGTGTTACAAATTGCGGCTCGCGAATTGGGAACCGCGCTCGGCGCGCCGATGACGGTCGCCCAATTAAGTTTGAAGGATAAAGCCTCTTAG
- a CDS encoding response regulator, with the protein MTAPIVLYIEDHPDNMTLVRRVLQSENYTLIEACTGLQGILLAETEEVDLILLDVNLPDIDGYEVARRLRASKKTRLAEIPIVAVTANAMRGDDAKILESGCNFYLSKPINIQELIDTVEGLIQLEARGVRS; encoded by the coding sequence ATGACAGCGCCTATCGTTCTATACATCGAAGACCACCCGGACAACATGACTCTCGTTCGGCGGGTGCTGCAATCGGAAAATTATACGTTGATCGAAGCCTGCACCGGCTTACAGGGAATCCTCCTTGCAGAAACCGAAGAGGTGGATTTGATCTTGCTGGACGTCAATCTGCCCGATATTGACGGCTATGAAGTTGCCCGTCGATTACGCGCCAGCAAAAAAACCAGGCTGGCTGAGATACCCATTGTTGCCGTTACCGCCAATGCAATGAGAGGCGACGATGCCAAGATTCTCGAGTCGGGCTGTAATTTTTATCTATCGAAACCGATTAACATTCAGGAGCTTATAGACACCGTGGAAGGATTAATTCAGTTGGAAGCCCGAGGAGTTAGGTCATGA
- a CDS encoding GAF domain-containing protein: MNYSTPAFSEDTLRRRRNALIATGLYLFASVIVSGYLLLQFSQDPSWQIKVATTTMLAMSMAWVVSLYMIWRGRIEAGTWLTVAVSLLGAVGVIASISGLGVIFLIGSVFLCAIVAIETLQTRQTAMIVTGIAAGLLFILMDAFLPWERISAAGIQALITFIVPVPIALLAFIIFRQFRNYSLRVKLISSIVSATVASIVIFSIVSNSITATLINTQVERNINALADSSVRDVTNAIDSNLDSLNALALNKFLQESVAQENPVRSPDSGEFQSLDARWGRALDSDPLIQNVIADDLSAEFRNIQSVFPQFVEVFVTDQYGAIISSSDRTSDYYQADEDWWQAAWNDGKGGVYIGEPAFDESTNTLAIQMAIPVASRNTAGKPIGVLRATIDINELAALVSANQFGNTGKVEIIFQNNQLLEHGETTLGTMDAQTASILDALSGGYAQVEYEGAPSLVSKRPVVAPLSPYKEYIGRLGWLVVAHQNLQEAQLPITTTKNANMVVAIIIVVVMTAVTMGIAQFISNPLARLTAAAERAATGDLSAQTVIDSKDEIGILSTTFNTMTSQLKNILGELEQRVTARTKDLAVVAEVSAATSSILEPQRLLQEVVDLTKERFHLYHSHIYLLDDEGKNLMLAAGAGEPGRIMAAEKRSIPLDREQSLVARAAREQKGVTVNDVTLAPDFFPNPLLPDTRSELAAPMIVGNKLIGVFDIQSDQVGRFTDSDVNIQTTLAAQLATSIQNARSFEQSKKQAEFEAQVNLIGSRIQSASSIEETLQTAIRELGKAAGVSRVSASLAKRLEAGNNHDGRNQS, encoded by the coding sequence ATGAACTATTCAACACCCGCCTTTTCCGAAGATACCCTGAGGCGAAGACGCAATGCCCTCATTGCGACCGGTCTCTATCTGTTCGCCAGCGTCATCGTAAGCGGATATCTACTGCTTCAGTTTTCTCAAGACCCTTCCTGGCAGATCAAAGTCGCAACGACCACGATGCTTGCCATGTCTATGGCGTGGGTCGTCTCCTTGTATATGATCTGGCGGGGCCGCATTGAGGCGGGAACCTGGCTCACGGTGGCGGTTTCGCTTCTGGGAGCAGTCGGCGTTATCGCTTCCATCTCCGGTCTGGGCGTGATATTCCTAATAGGCTCGGTGTTTCTCTGCGCCATAGTCGCCATCGAAACGTTGCAGACCCGCCAGACAGCGATGATCGTCACAGGCATTGCGGCGGGCTTGCTCTTCATCTTGATGGACGCGTTTCTTCCGTGGGAGCGCATTAGCGCCGCAGGGATTCAAGCGCTGATCACCTTTATTGTCCCTGTGCCGATCGCGCTGTTGGCTTTTATCATTTTCCGTCAGTTCCGCAATTACTCCCTGCGGGTTAAACTGATCTCGTCCATCGTCTCCGCCACAGTAGCGTCCATCGTGATCTTCTCGATCGTTTCGAACAGCATTACAGCCACGCTGATTAACACGCAAGTGGAACGTAACATCAACGCCCTGGCTGATTCAAGCGTTCGCGATGTGACTAACGCCATCGACAGCAACCTCGACTCGCTTAACGCGCTAGCGCTCAATAAATTTCTCCAGGAATCCGTAGCGCAAGAGAATCCCGTTCGGTCGCCGGATAGCGGCGAATTCCAAAGCCTCGATGCGCGCTGGGGGCGCGCGCTCGACAGCGATCCGCTGATCCAAAACGTGATCGCCGACGATCTATCGGCGGAGTTCAGAAATATTCAATCCGTCTTTCCGCAGTTCGTCGAAGTTTTTGTCACAGATCAATACGGCGCAATCATATCGTCCAGCGACCGCACGTCCGATTACTATCAAGCGGATGAGGACTGGTGGCAGGCGGCATGGAACGACGGCAAGGGCGGCGTCTACATCGGCGAGCCGGCATTTGACGAGAGCACCAATACGCTTGCCATTCAAATGGCGATCCCTGTCGCCTCGCGCAACACGGCGGGCAAACCGATCGGGGTCTTACGCGCCACAATCGACATCAACGAATTGGCGGCGCTTGTTTCCGCCAATCAATTCGGCAACACCGGCAAAGTGGAAATTATCTTTCAAAATAATCAACTATTGGAACATGGAGAAACGACCTTAGGGACGATGGACGCGCAAACGGCGTCTATCCTTGACGCGCTATCAGGGGGGTACGCGCAGGTGGAATACGAAGGCGCGCCAAGTTTGGTAAGTAAAAGACCTGTTGTCGCTCCGCTGTCGCCGTACAAGGAATACATTGGCCGGCTCGGCTGGCTCGTCGTGGCGCATCAAAACCTTCAGGAAGCCCAGTTACCCATCACGACGACCAAAAACGCCAATATGGTCGTGGCGATCATCATTGTGGTCGTCATGACGGCGGTCACAATGGGTATCGCTCAATTTATTTCCAACCCGCTTGCGCGTCTCACCGCCGCGGCAGAGAGAGCGGCAACCGGAGACCTTTCTGCCCAGACGGTCATCGATTCGAAAGACGAGATCGGCATACTCAGCACGACGTTCAATACGATGACGTCTCAACTCAAAAATATCCTCGGCGAACTGGAACAGCGCGTGACAGCCCGCACAAAAGACCTCGCGGTCGTGGCTGAAGTGAGTGCCGCCACCTCTTCCATTCTGGAACCTCAAAGGTTATTACAGGAAGTGGTAGACCTGACCAAAGAACGCTTCCATCTCTATCACTCTCACATTTACCTGCTCGACGATGAAGGCAAAAATCTCATGCTTGCCGCCGGGGCGGGAGAACCGGGGCGCATCATGGCGGCAGAAAAGCGCTCGATCCCGCTAGACCGCGAACAGTCGCTCGTCGCCCGCGCCGCTCGCGAACAAAAAGGCGTTACCGTGAACGATGTGACTCTGGCGCCCGATTTTTTCCCCAACCCCCTGCTACCCGATACGCGCTCCGAATTGGCGGCGCCGATGATCGTCGGCAATAAATTGATCGGCGTGTTCGATATTCAGTCCGATCAAGTTGGGCGCTTTACAGATTCGGATGTGAACATTCAGACCACGCTTGCCGCGCAATTGGCAACTTCCATTCAGAACGCGCGCTCGTTCGAGCAATCCAAGAAGCAGGCTGAGTTCGAAGCGCAAGTCAACCTGATCGGCAGCCGCATCCAAAGCGCCTCATCCATCGAAGAAACCCTGCAGACCGCCATCCGCGAACTGGGGAAGGCAGCCGGCGTTTCGCGGGTTAGCGCAAGCCTCGCCAAGCGGCTGGAAGCTGGCAACAATCACGACGGTCGGAACCAATCATGA
- a CDS encoding GAF domain-containing protein codes for MAEQVENFIEGRETELRSLTAINDFSNATREEQTVLLSNLFSDQTVYEELVLTNGQGRELIFLSRSKVVTPGEFSNRAGSEEFDKPKETNATYFSPVFFNEVTGEPYMVVSVPMLDLRSGRLDYVLIAKIRFKSVWDLMAQAGVTGESAVYMTDNNGFVVAHANPSFVLKRAQITPPAENSFTTGLSGASAALAVEKITFGDQTFYVLAEQPASEALSLASKNIILTIITTLIAIVVAGFLGVLAARQITTPITELAATAQLVSEGDLTRTTHVSNQDEIGALATAFNRMTSQLRDLIGSLEQRVAERTKALSSVAEVGIAASTILETDELLQQVVDLTKERFNLYHAHIYLLNEAGDTLVLASGAGAAGRQMVAEGRSIPLDREQSLVARAARERKGVTVNDVTQAPDFLPNPLLPDTRSEMAVPMIVGENIIGVFDVQSEAIGRFTDADIAVQTTLSSQVAVAVQNANQYEETRAALAQSEKLFNASDRLSQATNLQELIKFIVESLGIRAIDRAILGSLAYNDRDELDGMTIIANWSKSAELPASPIDTHYSKDMLSSLSMFTSLEPLFFSDVWNDERVDEATRAIAQKVNYRSVAALPIYIGSRRDAIVLLEGQQPHSFTQAETRLLASLSPQFAAILENRRQFERAQEQAKREAMLNLITQKIQGATSIEAAMKITARELGHALGMKPTLVSLDQPVPAGDAQKVTENRQ; via the coding sequence GTGGCTGAACAGGTCGAAAACTTCATCGAGGGACGCGAAACCGAACTGCGTTCATTGACTGCTATCAATGATTTTTCGAATGCTACACGGGAAGAACAAACCGTCCTGCTTTCCAATCTGTTTTCAGACCAGACGGTCTACGAGGAACTGGTTCTGACGAACGGCCAAGGCAGGGAATTGATCTTCCTCTCCCGCTCGAAGGTGGTTACACCCGGGGAATTTAGCAATAGGGCTGGTTCCGAAGAATTTGATAAGCCGAAAGAAACGAACGCAACCTATTTTAGCCCTGTCTTTTTCAACGAAGTCACGGGCGAGCCGTATATGGTCGTTTCCGTTCCAATGCTCGACCTTCGGAGCGGCAGGCTCGATTATGTGCTGATCGCCAAGATTCGTTTCAAATCGGTGTGGGACCTCATGGCGCAGGCGGGCGTAACTGGCGAGAGCGCAGTATACATGACAGATAATAACGGTTTCGTGGTTGCCCATGCCAATCCTTCCTTCGTTTTGAAAAGAGCGCAAATCACTCCTCCAGCAGAAAATTCATTTACCACCGGCTTAAGCGGGGCTTCCGCCGCTTTGGCAGTCGAAAAGATTACGTTTGGCGATCAAACCTTTTATGTTCTCGCCGAACAGCCCGCTTCTGAAGCGTTATCGCTGGCTTCCAAAAACATCATTCTGACGATCATCACAACTTTGATCGCGATCGTCGTCGCCGGTTTCTTAGGCGTGCTTGCCGCCCGCCAGATCACCACTCCGATCACTGAATTAGCCGCAACGGCGCAATTGGTCAGCGAAGGCGATTTAACCCGGACGACTCATGTGAGTAATCAGGATGAAATCGGCGCGCTGGCTACGGCGTTCAACCGCATGACATCCCAACTGCGCGACTTGATCGGTTCTTTGGAACAACGCGTGGCTGAACGCACAAAGGCGCTTTCCTCTGTGGCGGAAGTAGGCATCGCCGCTTCCACGATTTTAGAGACAGACGAATTGTTGCAACAGGTGGTTGACCTCACCAAGGAGCGCTTCAATTTGTATCACGCCCATATTTATCTCTTGAACGAAGCCGGCGACACGCTTGTGCTTGCTTCGGGCGCGGGCGCGGCGGGCAGGCAGATGGTCGCCGAAGGTCGTTCCATTCCACTCGACCGCGAACAGTCATTGGTGGCTCGCGCCGCCCGCGAACGAAAAGGCGTCACGGTCAACGACGTGACGCAAGCGCCGGACTTTCTGCCTAACCCGCTGTTGCCCGACACGCGCTCCGAGATGGCTGTGCCGATGATCGTGGGCGAAAACATCATTGGCGTGTTCGACGTGCAATCGGAGGCAATCGGTCGCTTTACAGACGCGGATATCGCCGTTCAAACCACGCTCAGTTCGCAAGTTGCCGTTGCCGTGCAAAATGCCAATCAATACGAGGAAACCAGAGCGGCGTTAGCGCAGTCTGAAAAGTTGTTCAACGCAAGCGATCGTTTGTCGCAAGCGACCAATTTACAGGAATTGATCAAATTCATCGTAGAGTCGCTGGGGATTCGCGCGATCGACCGGGCTATCTTGGGAAGCCTGGCGTATAACGACAGGGATGAACTGGATGGCATGACCATTATTGCAAACTGGTCGAAGAGCGCCGAACTGCCAGCCTCTCCCATTGACACGCATTATTCGAAAGACATGTTAAGTTCCCTGTCTATGTTCACAAGCCTGGAACCGCTGTTTTTTAGCGACGTATGGAACGACGAGCGCGTGGACGAGGCGACCAGAGCCATCGCCCAAAAGGTAAATTATCGCAGTGTTGCGGCTCTCCCCATCTATATTGGATCGCGTCGCGACGCCATTGTCTTGCTGGAAGGACAGCAACCGCACAGTTTCACGCAAGCCGAAACCCGTCTGCTCGCCTCTCTAAGCCCCCAATTTGCCGCCATTTTGGAGAACCGCCGCCAGTTTGAACGGGCGCAAGAACAGGCAAAACGCGAGGCGATGCTTAACTTGATCACACAAAAGATTCAAGGCGCAACATCGATCGAAGCGGCGATGAAGATCACAGCCCGCGAGTTAGGTCATGCGCTGGGCATGAAGCCCACCCTGGTTTCCCTCGATCAGCCCGTGCCAGCCGGCGACGCTCAAAAAGTTACGGAAAACAGGCAATGA
- a CDS encoding pyridoxal-phosphate dependent enzyme: MATPKYLECNLCGNQQPYEPLVPAVCKNCDSQWLEARYDYNAFKREILRGLPNRPSNMWRYQDVLPLNDPASLDLYPAGGTPLWLSQRFAPDLGHASVYIKDERYGPTSSFKDRQAAGAVAAMAEKGIKEAVIASTGNAAVAYAAACARAGIKLWVFMTSLVPQEKLREAALFGAEVIRVSGNYDQTKQIAAQFAQRRQLLLDRGASSISAREAMKTIAYEIVEQLNWHAPDWYIQAVSGGLGPLGVYQGFKELFNMGLIDRIPKLGIIQAAGCAPMVNAFKAGKDSAEAVIPETSIIILSTGDPGKAYTYLWNLTQQFGGVMESVTDAEAFDAMRALAKSEGMAVEPATAVAFAGLEKLIRTGTIGTDEKVVVNCTGHTFPVEKHVLGDQWAVDVHLSKDQSPAPREGLQAALENLDEKATTVLLVDDNADDALLIRRLLEGHKSYRVYHAKDGWEGLAMARQKLPDLIVSDLTMPGIDGFGFVEELKLDPRTKDIPIVVVSAKDITTEERKRLNGHIQAVYQKGSLSTKKFVDQVIHVIEESSEPTGEQT, from the coding sequence ATGGCAACGCCCAAGTATCTTGAATGTAATCTCTGCGGCAACCAACAGCCGTACGAACCCCTCGTTCCCGCAGTCTGCAAAAATTGCGATTCGCAATGGCTGGAGGCGCGCTACGATTACAACGCGTTCAAGCGCGAAATTTTACGCGGCCTCCCAAACCGCCCCTCGAACATGTGGCGTTATCAGGATGTCCTCCCGCTGAACGACCCCGCCTCGTTGGATCTTTACCCCGCCGGCGGGACTCCCCTCTGGCTGTCGCAGCGCTTCGCTCCGGACCTTGGGCATGCTTCAGTTTACATCAAGGATGAACGCTACGGGCCGACCTCCTCCTTCAAAGATCGTCAGGCGGCGGGAGCCGTGGCGGCGATGGCGGAAAAAGGAATCAAAGAAGCGGTCATCGCCTCCACAGGCAATGCCGCTGTCGCCTATGCCGCCGCATGCGCGCGCGCGGGAATCAAACTCTGGGTCTTTATGACCAGCCTCGTGCCGCAGGAAAAACTGCGCGAGGCGGCGTTATTCGGCGCGGAGGTGATTCGCGTCAGCGGCAATTACGACCAGACCAAACAGATCGCCGCGCAATTCGCGCAACGGCGTCAACTCCTGCTCGATCGTGGCGCATCTTCCATCTCTGCGCGTGAAGCGATGAAGACCATCGCGTATGAAATCGTCGAGCAACTCAATTGGCACGCGCCCGATTGGTACATCCAGGCAGTCAGCGGCGGGTTGGGACCGCTGGGCGTGTATCAGGGCTTCAAAGAATTATTCAACATGGGTCTCATTGACCGCATTCCCAAACTGGGAATTATCCAAGCCGCAGGTTGCGCCCCGATGGTGAATGCTTTCAAAGCCGGCAAAGATTCCGCCGAGGCGGTGATTCCCGAAACGAGCATCATCATTTTATCCACCGGCGATCCCGGCAAAGCCTATACTTATTTATGGAATCTCACCCAGCAGTTCGGCGGCGTGATGGAATCGGTGACCGATGCCGAAGCGTTCGACGCGATGCGCGCGCTTGCCAAAAGCGAGGGCATGGCGGTCGAACCGGCAACCGCCGTCGCCTTCGCGGGACTCGAGAAGTTGATCCGTACCGGCACAATTGGAACCGACGAGAAAGTTGTCGTCAATTGCACCGGTCACACGTTCCCCGTTGAAAAACATGTGCTTGGCGATCAATGGGCAGTGGATGTACACTTGAGCAAAGATCAATCTCCCGCCCCGCGCGAAGGTCTGCAAGCCGCGCTGGAAAATCTGGATGAAAAGGCAACCACTGTCTTGCTCGTGGACGATAACGCCGACGACGCCTTGCTCATCCGCCGTTTGCTCGAAGGGCACAAATCCTATCGCGTCTATCATGCCAAAGACGGCTGGGAAGGTCTCGCAATGGCTCGCCAAAAATTACCCGACCTGATCGTCTCGGACCTCACCATGCCCGGCATAGACGGGTTCGGGTTCGTTGAAGAACTGAAACTCGACCCGCGCACAAAAGATATTCCCATCGTCGTGGTCAGCGCAAAAGACATCACAACCGAAGAACGAAAACGCTTGAACGGTCACATTCAAGCGGTGTATCAAAAAGGCTCGCTTTCCACCAAAAAATTTGTGGACCAGGTGATCCATGTCATCGAAGAATCCAGCGAACCGACAGGAGAGCAAACATGA